Below is a window of Vicugna pacos chromosome 20, VicPac4, whole genome shotgun sequence DNA.
ACCAGGACCCAAGATATCCACCTCCACCCCTTCACTAGCACCGCAAAGGTGTCAGTGGCTCCCACAAGTGACAGTGACATCTTTTCCCACCCCTGCCCATCCTTCAGaggaaattttcaattaacaagccaataaatatttgctgagcatcTCTGCAGCAAAAAGGGCCACCCTGGGTGAGAGGCCAGACATGCAAGGACATCTAAGAACTTCCCATCTTCAAGAAACGGGCTCGGGAGCCAAGACACAAACATGAAAAATTCACTAACAATGGAAAACAAAAGGGCGATGTCACAAGACAGGACATGATTAATTGCCCAGTAAGTGATGCTGATGGTAAGTGCTGAGTTCAGTGGAGGAGAAATCACTGTGGGCTGGTGTGTGTTTGGAAGTCCGCAGGGAAGAGAGGAACCTAAGCTGGGGGCCTCAAGAGAGGACGGAGCAACAGGTGGGAGCAAATGGCCAGGGTGGGAAAGAAGGTGCCTTTTCAGGTAGTGGTGGCCAAATCCTTCTCTTCAGAGCCTGGAAGAAAACAGGGCAGTCTTAAATGGAACTCGGCAGCGGAGCCTGAGGAAAACTGGGCTGCTGaccctgcctccctgggccttTTACTTTAGACATCAAGGGGTTCTCAGTGTCTATGccacctttatttctttttaaatgagatgaagaaatggagcTTACGTGTCCCACGTGCCCAAGACCAAGGCTCCAATAGGGACACATACACGAGTCCGTCCTCCGGGCATTGGGGCCCTTGGGGCAACCTCTGCATCAGCGCACTGTCTGGGGACAGGTTTGCACATATCTCATGAACAGCATCCTTGGTAGAGACAAGACTAGACCCAGCTCCTCTTCTTCAGGGGCAGACGTGGAGAGTGACAGAGGAGATGCAGTGAGCCCCCAAAACCTACCTTCCTCCACCACTTGGCTCCCTCAGCAGAAAAGACGACCAACTGTTCTAGAATCACCTTGTCTCAGGGCAGGCCCAGAGCCGAACCCCCAGAGTACTGCCCGTACCAAAGGAATGGGGTGTGTCTGATCTcagtgctcagggacctggcatGCAGGAGGCCCGGCAAGATGTGGGGCTGGACAGAAACAGTCCAAGTCAACAGAACACCAGCTAACAAAATGGCAACCAAAGGACACTTTGCGTTAATCTGCTCTGTGGTTTTATTCCTCTTAATTACCAGGCCCTGGGATTTTTATGAGGAAGCTGCAGACTCCTTCCTCCATAATTCATCTCTCTGTCTTGCCTCTTATAAATCACCTCCCAGGGATTCCAGTTTCCGGGCCACCCCATGGCTTCCTCCCAGGCTCAACTGTCGTACCATCTTTTTTATAGGCTCTTTGCTAAGAAAAACACGTTTTCACACTTAATATGCAGGAAGAGCAGCcattattttcagcattttaacttaattaacaGTAACAATCTGGGTGTAATGTCTGAACTACAAAGGAACGATTCCTCTTGGGGTAGATCTGTTCGTGGGCAAATCCGAGGGCCTTAAGCCACTGGGTGTCTGTCACGCCTTGTGCAAGAGACACCTGGGAAAAGGGGTTCTTTTGGCCTAGAAAGCGGGGCTGGGGTTGCTCTGGCCACTTAGCACTCTGGGTAGAAACACGAAGGGGTCCTGGGGTGGTTGAAGGAAGACAGGTTTGTACAATTTTGTGCTCGGCCCCTAGGAAAAGGAGAGGCACAAAGGTCAAAAGAAATCCCTGAGTGTACATAGAGGTCGGGAGAGGTGAGCCCTCTGGACCCCATGGAGCccacagaggaagaagaaaaggacgTTATCAAGGTGAGCAGACAGGGGGACAACGTAGAGAAACCTAATGGGGGAATGGTTCCCTTGGCCACCGCAGAATGTTCCAGGACACAGCAATGAATCAGACTTTCAGGCAGTGAGCTCCATCCTcgcagggagagacagacaccAATGATGAGACAATAAACCATTTTAGGCACCAAATAAAGAAATGTGTTAGAGAGTGGGGCTGGGGACACTGCTTTGGCCagggggggcagggtggggaagaCCTCTCAGAGGAGGTGACCTTTGATTTGAAGCCTGAAGGATCGAGAGGAACCATCCATGCAAAGAGCTAGAGCAAGAAAATCCCCTAAGAAGGAACAGTGAGCAGAGGCCCTGCTCAGGAAGTACTGTGGGTCAGATCCCAGGCCTAGGGCATGCTGAGAGAGGGCAAGGGGCTGGCAGGGCCTGGTGGGCCAGGTAAGTCATCTAGGAGGCTGTTGGGTGTTCAAAGCCAGGAGGTCACCTGATCCGACTTAGAAAGTTGCAGGGCAGCACAAGTGGAGGCAGAAGACCAATCAGGTGGCAGCTGTGGTCCTCAGGAGAGAGATGATGGGGGTGCCGGTTCCTCCCCTAGACAGGAGCCCTCAGGAGACAGCCTCAGCATCAAAACCCAGGGCCCTAGGCCTTCAGTGCCAAGTTAGGATGCACAGATTGTCAGGgctggagagagctttgagtgtGTTTAGTTCAGCTCTTTATTTCACAGACTCATTTATTCAGACAGTGAATACTTACTGAGCCCATGCTATGTGCAAGGCACAGTTCTGGGCCCTCGGGATAGGGTGGTGAACAATACAGGCAAtttctctgccctcatggagctcacaCTCCAGGGGGATCAGAAATAAGATACTGGAAGGACCAGCAATAAACTCCAAgcagaataaataagcaaactttATTGTATATCAGAAAGTGATATGAAAGTAAAACAGGGAAAGGAGATGCAGTGGGTTGTAATTTTAAATAGGGTGATCAGAGCAGCTTCATGAGCTATTGGTATTTGTGCAAAGACCTGAAGAGACAGAGGGAGTAAACCGTAAGGATGTCTGGGGGAAGTgctttccaggcagaaggaacagccagtgcaaaggccctgaggcaggagtggggCCCATTGCTTTCAGGGAAGAGTAAAGAGGCCTGAGTGGCTGGAGCAAAGGGAGTAAGGGGGGAGAGTGGGAGGTGAAGCCAGAATGTGGACTTTATAAGCCATTGTTTGGAGTTTGCTCTGATTCTTTTGTGGTGGGAGCCCTTGCGGCCTTTTAAGCAGTGGAGCGACATGGTCTGATttacacttttttaaattgaagtatagttgatttacaatgtgttagtttctgttgtacagcaaagtgattcagttatacacatatatacatgttcttttttcatattctttcccattatggtttattacaggatattgaatatagttccctgtgctatgcagtaggattgttgtttatccattttatatatagtagcttgctaatcccaaattcctattttattcctcccccacccccttccccctttggtaaccataagtttgttttctatgtctgtgagtctgtttctgttttgtaaatatgttcatttgtgtcatattttagattccacatgtaagtgacatcatatgatatttgtcttctgtctgacctacttcacttagtatgataatctctaggccatccatgttgctgcaaatggcattattttattcttttttttatagctgagtagtagtattccactatatatatacacatacatatacatatatatatatatatatatatatatatatatatatatatatatatatacatataccacaacatctttatccagtcatctattgaaggacatttaggttgcttccatgtctcagctgttataaatagtgctgctatgaacattcgggtgcgtgtatctttttgaattggagttttctctggaaatatgtccaggagtgggattcatgGATCATTTCgcaatttagttttttaaggaacctccatactattttccacagtggctgcaccaatttacttactaccaacagtgtaggagagttcccttttctccacagcctctccagcatttattatttgtagcctttttgatgatggccattctgaccggtgtgaggtgatacctcaatgtagttttgatttgcatttctctaataattagcgatattaagcatcttttcatgtgcctgttggccatctgtgtcttctttggagaaatgtctgcttgggtcttctgcccatttttgactgattcacatttttaaagagtcTCCCCAGCATGTGTGTTGAGGTAAAGGCAGAATTAGGGAGACCACTGAGGAGGCTGCTGCAGTACCCAAGAgatacagacagacacacagacaaacagAGGTCCAGCCCAGGGTGGTCATGGTGGAGGCAGAGCAAAGTGGTCCGATTCTGGAAATATTTTGGAGGTATAAGCTTATGGGATTTGCTGGGAGTAAAAATGGATATAGGatgtgaagaaagagaaaagtaaaaccGACTTCAAGGGTTTTGGCTGGAACACCTGGAAGGATAGATTTGCCACTCACTGAGCAGGTGAAGCCTGTGGTGGTTCATGCCGGTGGGAGGAAGATCATGAGGTAGACTAGACCTGTGAACTATGAGATGCCTGTTGGGCATCCAGGTGGAGATGTCACACAGGCAGGTGGACATACAAGTCTGGACTTCAGGAAAGGTTAGGGCTGGAGGCATAAATGTGGGAGTCATCAGCAATTACATAGAATTTCAAGCCAGAACAAGGTGAGATCCCCGGGGGCAGTGAAGGGGATGGAGAAAGAAGCCCCAGGACTGAGCACAGGGCACTTTTCTGTAAAGAGGCCTGGAAGGGAGGAGACTGATATCTAAAGACAGAGCattgccaaggtcacacaatgGTCAGGGTAGGACCAGGCTGGACTCCACACCTCCTGCCTCCCAGTGGACACTGGCCAGTGATCTTTCCAACGTCTTGGGTCCCCACAGCATGCTGTCCATAAACAGTGAGGTCATACACGTGGCTGTCACTGCAGGGTGTAGGGGGGAGGCTCCTTTCCTTCCCATAGGCTCCCTGAGCACTAGAGGAGGAAGCTGGGAGTAGGTCCTCCACCTGGCAAAGAACTGCCCTCTAAATGCACCTGAGGCTGCATTTCCGGCACTAATTCTGAGGTTCCCTCAGTCCGTGTTACACCAGATGGAACATCTAGGGAGGCTTGGGGTAAGGTACCTCGtaaccccttcccttccccctagAACCATGACATACAGGCCATGAGGTCCTTTCTGGGCCATCTAGTCCAGTCTCCTCATTCTAAAGTGAGGAAACAAACCCAGGGAAAGGCACACCCACAGCAAGGACAGCACAGGCAGGGCTGAAACCCTCAGCCGGTGGAGCCACCTCTAAGGTTGTCCTTCAGGCATCCTGAGCCCATTTCCCACACTGCACGAGTCAGGTGGGATGGGGGAGCAAGCCAGGGAGTCTCTCAGTCTGCCCACTGCTGGCTTGTGCAGAAAGACCATTGAACCAGGAGGCCCTGGGGGGGTGATGGCAAGATCCATTGAACCAGGAGGCCCTGGGGGGTGATGGCAAGATCAGTTGGcactcctggctctgccccagcAACCTCTCTCGGTGAAGAGCCTCCAGACAGCTCCTCTACAGTCTCACTTGTGTCCCCATGGAGCTAGAGAAAGCGTATCCCGGTGGTCATGGGCATGGACCCTGGAGCCAGGCGCCCTGGGTATACCATCTTCATCCTCTGCCACTTAGtacttgtgtgaccttgagcaaatcactcTACCCCTttgttctcagtttcctcatatgcaaAATGGGGACACTAATATCCTCTACATCATAGGGTTATTGAGAGGCTTAACATATGGAAAGCATTTAGAATGATACCTGACATGTGGTCAAACTCCACCGCGTGTTATCTGTTATTAttcaggagaaggggaggggtgtTTCCTCCTCAAATGAAAAGCCCTCTGTCCCAGCTTCTCCACCAGCAGTGGGTGGTTGATCCTCCTCCTTACTGGCCTCAGCAACTGCCAGGATCCAGCCCCCTGGTTAGAAATGAGGGGAAGTGGCAGAATTCCCAGCCAGAATCCCCAGAGGATCCCAGAGGATCAGGAAGAGTGGGGCCTGTCAAGTGGCAAGGCTCCCCGCAGTCCCTCCTGCCACCTGTAGGGCACCCAGGGGTTAACGGCACGGCAGACTCTCCGTTGTGGTTAACTCTGCCTTATTTCACAGCTGACTGCGCCTGTGGAAATTGGAGTGAGGATGAACTCCCGGCAGCTGGAAAAGTACCCGGCCACCCTGGAAGGGCTGCTGAGCGAGGTGCTGCTGTCCACCCAGAAAGGTACGGGGAGGGAGGACAGCCGGGCCTGCCCTCCGCGCGCCCCGGTGTTAATATTCCAGCAGCGCATCTGGGCAGGGTTTGgggactgtgattttttttctgctttgcacTTGAGAACCTGAGGCTGCCTTCTCCCTCAAGCACTCCCACCCCCTCGCCCCATCTCTGAGGGGAGCCCAATCACAGAGCAAGGCTGGCTCGGGGCTCGGATGGCTGCTGTTGGTTGAGGAGGCCTGATTTGAGGGTTCAGACCTCTTTCTTAAATGCCCTTTCAAAGAGGGCCACAGCAAGTGACAACAACCCCCAACCCTTCCTATGCCGCATATCCGTTCATTCCCTCCCAAAACGCCACTGAGGTCAAGTGGTTGCTCTGAAGGAAACCCTCGTGCAGTCTCGCTGCAAAAGCCTGCATTCCCCCTCCTCCATCCATTCTGCAAATCGAAGTCCTGAGCCCCATTTGGCCTTGCCAGGTTCAAGGTCTGCCTGGGTTACTTGTGCAAAGTTAGATCTTGTCTGACAAACAGCCACTAATTTCTTCTCATAGTGCctaaaggagaggagaggaagggaagaagtgtTGTTTGAGGAGGAGGAACTGGGAGGTTGAATTAATAGCCCCAGGCTACAGAAAAAGCTGGAGGTCGACCTCCCCTCCTGGATGTCCCTCCTTCCTCAGACCTGCAGGCAGGTTTTGAAGGCCGTTTCACAAACAGTCCTGCTGACACTTCTGAGATGCAaacctcctttgtttttctccagCAGCCAAGTGATGGGCCACTCCAGGGAGAAGGTGGACAAAACTCAGACCCCCACTCCCATCCAGAGAGGGCCCAGAAGTCTGCACAGTCCATCCGCTGGGCTTGGAAGGAAAACACCCTCTCCCAAGCAAATCCCCCTCCAGCAAATAAAGCATGAAATACACAGAAATgactttatttaatattttaatttccaaaagtCAGACTCAGGTCATGCCATTAAGGGGAAACTAATAAAGCTCAGGGGGAGTGTGGCCATAAATACAGTAGCAAAGTGTGTGCCTTGTGTGAGTTCTatgttcaaatttttatttagacCCACGGAATTAGAAGATTTGTGCCAGCCCTTCTGTTAtacgtgaggaaactgaggcctagagagatGGCACTTTTTGCCCACATGCTGAGTCAGTGGCAGAGCAAGCATTAGAATTCAGGTCTCCTGAATCCTGGTGCATTTTCTGTTTACTGACGAGCTTGATGTCTAATGGACCAGAGCATTTTAAGGCTTCTGCATTCAACCCCTTACTGAGTAACTTCCAGCTAGCCCTTTAACCTCAATGAGCCTTTGCAAAAGCAAGGTGGTGATATCTGCCCTGAGATCTAGGGACGGAGGCACCAGCAAAAAGCAAATGGCTATTATTATTACCACCTTGTGACTCCACATGCTCCAGCATCTGTGGCAAAATTACATAGCTAACCCCCTTATTTCTGCCTTCTAAACAAAACTGGATGGGAAATTTAATTCTAATTTAATCTTACGTTAATGAATGTTCATTTATCTATAAACCGGGGCCATATAGGAACCGCAGTGCCTTCCATCCATAGGTTCCCAGCAATTAGACACAGTTCCCGTTCTGTATTTCCACCCACCCAGCCACTTTGAGGGCTTAGCCACGGATAACAGTCGGAACAAGTTGACTTCCAACCCTTAAAAAGAACCCTTATTTGGGGTGCCCTGAGTGCTCCCCGAGGAACTTTACATGGGACCCAGACCCTGCACGTTCACACAATTGCCAGTGCACATACTGATCGACCCAAGCTTAGCTGCCGGTTCCTGGGAAAAGCTGCCAAGACACCCGGCAATAAATGGAGAGAGGGCTGCAGCAGGGCATGTGGGGAGAGAACGAAGGAAAAGACACAGGAATCTATCTATAAAGCATGCAATTGGAGGAACTGGATCCAGGACTCCTCCTCGCCCTTACAAGTTAGACCCAGCCAGTTCACACCATTATCTGTAACACACTCcaagaagcagaaaaacaaaatgctCATTGTCTCTCCCTGTGGAAAACAGACTTCGTGCCTTTTCCTCATCTTCTGCTCAGGTCTGCCCTAACAGTGAAACCACCTTCCCTCATCACCAGCAGGGGGCGCCCATTTCTGGGGCTGGGGCCCCAGCACCCACGGGAATTTTCCTTAAGATGCCAGGGGTCGTAGAGCAGTATTGAAACAGGTGCTGTGGAGGGAAATGAAACCCCTAGGAGATTTTGCCCCAGATGGTctgcatttttttcaaataggAATTGGTTCTGCAACCACAGCACCTGGGAAGCTTGAAGGTGCTGTCTGTTCCTCAGAACAACCCTATTCAAAGCTCAGCACTACTGCTGGGTTGTCCCCAACCCTCACCTGGGGGCCTCTGATGTACTTCCTGGTAATGAGCCACAACAGGGACCCAGCCACCACCTGCTTCTGCATGCACAGTGCCCTGGCCGCCTGTTTGGATGTGTCGAAGCCTTTCTTCTCTCGTTTTTCTCCTCTTGCCAGTGTTCAATTTCTTACCATTGGCTCAAATAATTCTTTTTCTCTAACAAGCGCCACCAGTTTTCAGGATAGGGAGCTCGATTGCTTACAGGACACGCACAGCCCTGGAAGAAATTAAAATTGcgggaggttggggaggttctGAGCTGAGCCAGGAGAAAATGATCGTGTTTTCACAAAGCAGAAGTAACAAGAGACACACTCGTGATTAAAGCTAGAGGATGCCTAGACCAGGACCTAGCCAGGATCAGAGACAGGGAAAGTGCCCAGAGGAACCAGCCGGGCAAGGTTGCCGCCTCTCGTCACATCTCGCTGAGGTTTATCCAGCAAAATCTGCAAGAATCTCTCCAGATACCTGGCAATTATGGAGAGTTACCAATTACACAGCTTCATTTGGAATGTAGTTTTACACTTAGGACCACAGGGAAATTATAGGGCAACCTGAGCCTAGCTTCACAAGATGGAGATGATGAGGTATTTTCTCGGTAACCACGTCAGTGTGATTTTATAATTACTGAGCTATGTGGATTTGCCATGAAATTGAACAGTTAAAAGCAAAGAGTAATTGCCTGATATTGGTACTCTGTAATTTAGTATAATCTAATCATGGACAAAGCCCaaaagaaaatgttctgaaagcgttacatttttcttcatacaCAGTTCGTTATTGacatcagggaatatatttcttgCCTCTAAAGGAACTCTTACCCACAGATATCAAGGTATGAAAGTGGCCAAAATATTgagagttttgtttcatttttagtcGATTATGAAAAGCAGGTGACATAACCGTGCATTAAACCCATTCGGACATTTCTCTGTGACTCTGACCCCTTCACTGACCTAGAGAGAGGAAAGGGTGACCCTCCTCTGCCACAGGCAGAGAGATGGGGCAACAAGGTGCTGGGTGGAGCTGGGGCCATTCCAGTTCAAATCTGAGCCCAAAATAGCACCCACATTGTCCCCCTTTCCAACTACACTTTTCTAGTGTCCCCACCATGGTGTGATGCCACCCATGATGTGATTTGAAGGAAGCCCAGAATAGCCAAGAAGGATGCACGAGGCCAGTGACAAAGTGGATCAAGGACAAGTCCTGGAGCATCTTTAAGGACCTGATAAATGTGTGCAGGGCTTTTCgcaagaggaggagaaaggaaccCACTAAAAGATTTATAGCTGTTATTATTCTAAGGCTCTGCTGAGACagagagaggtcagcaggatggcaGGTAGCATGGCAGCCCTCCAGGAATCCAGGGCATCCTCCGAGCGGCTCTCATCTGTACTAAATGTGTGGCTGTGGTTACAAAGGAGATTTAGACATGGGagcttgtttttcctcttttgccTTTAATAAGTCAGAAAGACCGACCACAACCTGAGCTgctagccttaaaaaaaaaaaaaaaagacccacaacAAAGTGATGAGAAAGGTCACACAGGACAGACATTGACTTTGCAGTACTGCCCTGTTCTTTGACATATGTGTTCCTATACTCGACAGGCCTAGGACCACTGTGGAGACACAGAAAGGCAGATCTGAGAAGGCCCGAAGGGGCCTCATGGGCAGCTCCTGACATGCAGGCAGTGGTGACCAAGGAGCTCTGAGACGGAGCCCTCCAGAGGGGAAGACACCAGGATCACTGATGGAACTGTGGGGATGGTCACATGGAGGAAAGTGGACAGCAACAAATTGACTTCACTGAAGCCT
It encodes the following:
- the MLN gene encoding LOW QUALITY PROTEIN: promotilin (The sequence of the model RefSeq protein was modified relative to this genomic sequence to represent the inferred CDS: inserted 1 base in 1 codon), coding for MVSCKAVAVLLVVHAAAMLASQTDAFVPIFTYSELHRMQEKERHKGQKKSLSVHXRSGEVSPLDPMEPTEEEEKDVIKLTAPVEIGVRMNSRQLEKYPATLEGLLSEVLLSTQKAAK